The Hemibagrus wyckioides isolate EC202008001 linkage group LG15, SWU_Hwy_1.0, whole genome shotgun sequence genome window below encodes:
- the her12 gene encoding hairy-related 12 — translation MSPIVAMSQPLCSWSVGKAIQHKPHGFVMEMANYKYRALTLTQLRKTHFAAQKETETSMAPHSVIISTFNYQRYTDKDKFKLRKPMVEKMRRDRINNCIDQLKKLLEKELCSQDTKLEKADILEMTVSFLKQQQRLPGALAQRDYNQGYSQCWKESLHFLNIHSNRGQSTQEVQEVHQRSSTELSNRLSVHNSKHSHAAQQQPVWRPW, via the exons ATGTCTCCTATTGTTGCGATGAGCCAACCCCTCTGCTCTTGGAGTGTGGGAAAAGCAATCCAGCACAAGCCACACGGCTTTGTAATGGAAATGGCCAACTATAAATACAGGGCACTGACCCTCACACAGCTCCGAAAAACACACTTTGCAGcccagaaagagacagagaccaGCATGGCTCCACATTCAGTTATAATTTCCACCTTTAACTACCAGAGATATACTGATAAGGACAAATTTAAG CTGAGAAAGCCAATGGTAGAAAAGATGCGCCGAGACCGCATCAACAATTGCATCGATCAGCTGAAGAAGCTGTTGGAGAAGGAACTCTGCAGCCAAGACACCAAGCTGGAGAAAGCTGACATCTTGGAAATGACTGTCAGCTTTCTGAAGCAGCAACAGAGGCTTCCAGGAGCACTGGCTCAAAGAGACTATAACCAAGGCTATTCTCAGTGCTGGAAGGAGTCCCTGCATTTCCTTAACATCCACTCCAACAGAGGACAATCTACCCAGGAGGTCCAAGAGGTCCACCAGAGATCCAGCACAGAGCTCAGCAACAGGTTGTCTGTGCACAATTCCAAACACAGTCATGCCGCTCAACAACAGCCTGTCTGGAGGCCCTGGTAA
- the LOC131366126 gene encoding taste receptor type 1 member 1 — MGVLFFEILLLVCLWSCCYIAGLQHEGNITIYGMFPLHNVGATVSTIPQLDDCNRGTENSHGYYLVQAMRYAVAEINNDTRLLPGVILGYQTYDTCSLQASILGTVTLLAQQYNRVKVKNGAIALIGPDSSSYSFTPAAALGSFLMPEISYEASNELLSNRQLYPSFFRTIPSDKNQVKAMLEILIRYNWTWIALLGSDNSYGLQGMLSLSQQASGYSICIAYQAVIPSLTADTQQRMQNIVKNIIKTKVNTIVVFSSKRIARGFFPFVIEQNVTGKVWIGSEDWSVATLVSQIPGISTIGTVLGVSVKYVNFNGFQDFVKQAITKPTSNSVSEMSIPCLQDSYLYGMAQYPLSEYDIASSFNVYRAVYAVAHALHQALRCDYEKCQNTKIQPWQLLQYLKQVRLSIRNTTLFFDQYGNPPTGYDIVTWLWSNKTWSLKMVGSFISEPPSIQVDASQIQWMPESRCSPECPYGNRQLQIGQHKCCFKCIECPAFTFLNKTGSTSCQPCNKDQWSPSGSEDCLLRTVLYLQWESPLAIALLVLLTLTLLLTLSTALIFLLNLSTPVVKSAGGKTCLLMLLSLTVAACSSLCLFSKPSQASCIFRKSLFIFSFNICLTCMTVRAFQVVCIFKWSAKLPKFYDTWAKNRGPDIFILVTSLAEFFICVFCTSLNTPHPSADYVFYFDSIVLECSNTMVVVLPQILYMSILTVICFCLSYMGKDLPANYSEAKCITFSLMIYIISWITFFTTYSVNRGTLSMALEVVAVLFSVLGILGGYFFPKVYIITLQPKKNTTAHFQNCIQMYTMAKQ, encoded by the exons ATGGGAGTACTCTTTTTTGAGATTCTgctgttggtgtgtttgtggagcTGCTGTTACATCGCTGGACTCCAGCATGAAGGAAATATTACCATCTATGGCATGTTTCCTCTCCATAATGTAGGTGCCACTGTCTCGACTATACCTCAGCTGGATGACTGTAACCG AGGAACTGAAAACAGCCATGGCTACTACTTGGTGCAGGCTATGCGCTATGCTGTGGCGGAGATCAACAACGACACTCGGCTCCTGCCTGGTGTCATTCTAGGCTACCAGACGTATGACACTTGCTCGCTTCAAGCTAGTATCCTGGGCACGGTGACTCTCTTAGCTCAGCAGTATAACCGAGTGAAAGTGAAGAATGGAGCGATTGCTCTCATCGGACCAGACAGCAGCAGCTATAGCTTCACTCCAGCTGCTGCACTCGGTAGCTTTTTGATGCCTGAG ATCTCATATGAAGCTTCAAATGAGCTCCTGAGTAACAGGCAGCTGTACCCATCTTTCTTTCGTACCATTCCCAGTGATAAAAACCAGGTGAAAGCCATGCTCGAGATTCTCATAAGATACAACTGGACCTGGATCGCCCTTCTCGGCAGTGACAATTCATACGGCTTGCAGGGAATGTTGAGCTTGTCGCAACAAGCCTCGGGTTACAGTATTTGCATCGCATATCAAGCAGTGATTCCAAGCCTCACAGCTGACACCCAGCAGCGGATGCAGAACATTGtcaaaaatatcattaaaaccAAAGTGAATACTATAGTAGTGTTTTCCAGCAAGAGAATAGCCAGAGGGTTTTTCCCCTTTGTAATAGAACAGAATGTGACGGGGAAGGTGTGGATCGGCTCCGAGGACTGGTCAGTGGCAACCTTGGTGTCTCAAATCCCAGGGATCAGTACAATTGGAACTGTCCTGGGTGTATCTGTAAAATACGTCAATTTTAATGGGTTCCAAGATTTTGTGAAACAGGCCATAACTAAGCCTACAAGCAACAGTGTGAGTGAAATGAGTATCCCATGCTTACAGGATTCGTACCTATACGGAATGGCACAATATCCTCTGTCAGAATATGATATTGCCTCTTCGTTTAACGTGTATCGGGCAGTATATGCAGTGGCTCATGCATTACACCAGGCTCTCAGGTGTGATTATGAAAAATGTCAAAACACCAAAATACAGCCATGGCAG CTCTTGCAATATTTGAAGCAAGTACGGCTTTCCATCAGAAACACAACATTATTTTTTGATCAGTACGGAAACCCACCAACAGGATATGATATTGTCACGTGGCTATGGAGTAATAAAACATGGTCCCTCAAAATGGTGGGATCATTTATTTCAGAGCCACCTAGTATTCAGGTCGACGCTTCACAGATACAGTGG ATGCCTGAGTCACGTTGTTCCCCAGAATGTCCATATGGGAACAGACAACTGCAGATTGGACAACACAAATGCTGTTTCAAGTGCATAGAATGTCCAGCTTTCACTTTCCTCAACAAAACTG GTTCTACCAGCTGCCAGCCTTGCAACAAAGATCAGTGGTCTCCATCTGGGAGTGAGGACTGTCTACTGAGGACAGTTCTGTACCTGCAATGGGAAAGTCCTTTGGCCATTGCTCTCCTGGTCCTTCTGACACTGACCCTTCTGCTCACCCTGAGCACTGCTCTTATCTTCCTTCTCAACTTGAGCACCCCTGTTGTAAAGTCTGCAGGTGGTAAGACATGTCTGCTTATGCTGTTGTCTCTGACCGTAGCTGCCTGCAGCTCATTGTGCCTTTTCAGCAAGCCATCTCAAGCGTCCTGTATCTTCAGAAAGTCCCTCTTCATCTTCAGTTTCAACATCTGCCTGACCTGCATGACTGTCCGTGCCTTCCAG GTGGTGTGCATATTCAAGTGGTCTGCAAAACTTCCCAAGTTCTACGATACCTGGGCCAAAAATCGAGGTCCTGATATCTTCATCCTGGTCACCTCTTTGGCTGAGTTCTTCATCTGTGTTTTCTGTACAAGCTTAAATACACCCCATCCTTCAGCAGACTATGTCTTCTACTTTGACAGCATTGTATTAGAGTGCAGTAACACTATGGTTGTAGTGCTCCCACAAATTCTGTATATGTCTATACTGACTGTAATATGTTTTTGCTTGAGCTACATGGGTAAAGACCTACCAGCAAATTACAGTGAGGCCAAGTGCATTACATTCAGCCTGATGATCTATATCATCTCCTGGATCACTTTCTTCACCACCTATAGTGTTAATAGAGGAACTTTATCTATGGCCTTGGAGGTGGTTGCTGTCCTTTTTAGTGTGCTTGGAATACTTGGTGGATACTTTTTTCCTAAAGTGTACATCATTACATTACAACCGAAAAAGAATACCACTGCCCACTTTCAAAACTGTATTCAAATGTATACCATGGCTAAACAGTGA